The region TCCTTTGCCGCCGTGAGAGTAAAGGTGGTTCGCTGTCCGGGCATGGCCAGGGGATAAGAGCGAAAGTCCTGCGCATTCAGTTCGCGATACTGATATTGCGGAGGATTGAATGGCGATGGATTTGCACCGATTGCCCCGTCGGGACGGTGGGAGGAACCGAATGGCGGATACGCACCGAAATTCTGCCCGCCCAGCGGCGGATATTTATCATCCGGATTGGGATAAAACAGGCAGGTCAGCGAAGCCGCAACTGTTGTGGCGGAAGTGGAAGTGGAAGTGGAAGCGGAAGCGGAAGCGGGTGCGGGTGCGGGCGCCGCGCTGCCGTCGCACTCGGTTGCCACGATGTAATAGAGAATCTGATTGCCGCTGGAGTCATCGTTGAGCGTCAGTACCGACTTGCCGCGGTTTTCATAAAAACGGACCAGGGTGATGTTGTGCCGATTGTTTCGACTGTCAACTACCTGGTAGGTAGCGTAGAGGGAATGCGCGGTTTTTTCTGCTTCAGGAGTAGCGAAGGGTCCGGCGCAGCCAACCAGCGTCATGGACAATGTCAGGCAGACCGGTAACTTCATCGCGTGCTCTCTTCAGCGTTTAAGAGAGCGTTCGACCGGCGGTGCGCGAATTAGTTTATTTTTCGCGTTTTATTCTTCGTCGCCCAACTGCGCCAGCAACTCCGCCTGATGCTCGGTGATCAGTGCATTGGTCAGTTCTTCCAGATCGCCGTCCATGATGAAATCCAGCTTGTACAGCGTCAGGTTGATGCGATGGTCCGTCATGCGCCCCTGCGGGAAGTTATAGGTGCGGATGCGTTCGCTGCGGTCGCCCGAGCCGATCAGCGATTTGCGAGTGGCGGCTTCCTTGGATTGCTGCTCGCGCAGTTGCACGTCCTTGATGCGCGCCGCCAGCACCTTCAACGCCGAGGCCTTGTTCTTGTGCTGGCTGCGGTCATCCTGGCATTCCACCACGATGCCGGTGGGCATGTGGGTGATGCGCACCGCCGAGTCGGTCTTGTTGATGTGCTGTCCGCCCGCGCCCGAGGCGCGATAGGTATCGATGCGAATGTCGGCCGGATTGATGTCGACGTCTTCGACTTCATCGGCTTCCGGCATCACGGCCACCGTACAGGCCGAGGTGTGGATGCGGCCCTGGGTTTCAGTGGCCGGCACGCGCTGCACGCGGTGGCCGCCGGACTCGAACTTCAG is a window of Herbaspirillum hiltneri N3 DNA encoding:
- the prfA gene encoding peptide chain release factor 1 yields the protein MKPSMLTKLDQLAERLEELNNLLMQQEATSDMDNYRKMTREHAELGPLVALYQAYSQASNDIATAQELLSDPDMKEFAQEEINSAKARMEALEADLQKMLLPKDPNDERNIFLEIRAGTGGDESALFAGDLLRMYTRFAERNRWQVEMMSASESEIGGYKEVIVRIAGFGAYSRLKFESGGHRVQRVPATETQGRIHTSACTVAVMPEADEVEDVDINPADIRIDTYRASGAGGQHINKTDSAVRITHMPTGIVVECQDDRSQHKNKASALKVLAARIKDVQLREQQSKEAATRKSLIGSGDRSERIRTYNFPQGRMTDHRINLTLYKLDFIMDGDLEELTNALITEHQAELLAQLGDEE